From the genome of Seriola aureovittata isolate HTS-2021-v1 ecotype China chromosome 6, ASM2101889v1, whole genome shotgun sequence, one region includes:
- the lpar3 gene encoding lysophosphatidic acid receptor 3 translates to MAQQNQTCHYNESMGFFYNNIGADDKWDKTQLILVQVVGSLFCCFILVSNAMVIAAVITNKRFHYPFYYLLANLAASDFLAGIAYVYLMFNTGEVSRQLTVKEYFIRQGLLDISLSASLSNLLVIALERYISVMNWKVHSNLTKRRVTLLIVLVWAISILMGAVPSLGWNCICNLSDCSQLAPIFSRSYLVFWSASNLVVFLVMVAIYMRIYTYVKKKTSVLMPHTSGSINRKRTPIKLIKTVMVVLGAFVICWTPGLVVLLLDGLNCKSCNVMKLKRWLLLLAVLNSVMNPCIYSYKDEEMWTTFKNLMRCIGNGTRRQRSTKANARPLSSGHDTGTSHLPPEEIKNDDQHILKT, encoded by the exons ATGGCCCAGCAGAACCAGACCTGTCATTATAATGAGTCCATGGGCTTCTTCTATAACAACATTGGCGCTGATGATAAATGGGACAAAACTCAGCTCATCCTCGTCCAGGTGGTGGGATCACTATTCTGCTGTTTCATCCTGGTTTCCAACGCCATGGTGATAGCTGCTGTCATCACCAACAAGAGGTTTCACTACCCTTTCTACTATCTTCTTGCTAACCTCGCCGCCTCGGATTTCCTCGCTGGCATAGCGTACGTTTACCTCATGTTTAACACGGGCGAGGTGTCGCGGCAGCTCACAGTTAAAGAATACTTTATCCGCCAAGGCCTGCTGGACATCAGTCTATCAGCCTCACTGTCTAACCTGCTGGTAATAGCACTGGAGCGCTACATCTCCGTCATGAACTGGAAAGTCCACAGCAACCTGACAAAGAGGAGGGTGACCCTGCTGATCGTGCTCGTGTGGGCCATCTCCATCCTCATGGGGGCCGTGCCCAGTCTGGGCTGGAACTGCATCTGCAACCTGAGCGATTGCTCCCAGCTGGCTCCCATCTTCAGCAGGAGCTACCTGGTCTTCTGGTCTGCGTCTAACCTGGTGGTGTTCCTGGTCATGGTGGCAATCTACATGAGGATCTACACCTACGTCAAGAAGAAGACGTCGGTGCTCATGCCGCACACAAGCGGCTCCATCAACCGCAAGAGGACGCCTATTAAGCTCATCAAGACAGTGATGGTCGTGCTTG GGGCCTTTGTGATCTGCTGGACCCCCGGCCTGGTTGTTCTCCTGCTGGATGGCCTCAACTGTAAGAGTTGTAACGTCATGAAATTAAAACGATGGCTGCTGCTCCTGGCCGTACTCAACTCCGTCATGAACCCTTGCATTTACTCTTACAAGGACGAGGAAATGTGGACAACCTTCAAGAACCTCATGCGGTGTATTGGAAACGGTACTCGGCGGCAGCGGTCAACGAAGGCCAACGCCAGGCCGCTCAGCTCTGGTCATGACACGGGCACCAGCCACCTCCCGCCAGAGGAGATAAAAAATGATGATCAGCATATACTCAAGACCTGA